The genomic stretch ACCGCTTACAAAACCATTGCCTTGAACTGCCAATTGTTCTGGATCGAAATGCGGATTTTCTGTAATAACAAATATGTTGTTACCGATAAAAGAAAAGTTCATGGTAGAAGTGTCTTTTAAACCTAAAAAGCCTTCTGCTAAATTTAAAGTATAACCAATAGAAAACTGACGAAGTTTTAAATAAGAAGCATCGTATACATTGTTTTCTTCATGATTTCTATCATAATATTGTCTGTAATAACTTTCTGCAGAAACAGCAACAGTGTTTGGTTGGCCAGTATTTACATTAACACCTTGCGCCACAATACCTGCATCTGGTCTAAAAGAAGTTTCTGCCAATTGGCCACCAACATTACCCAAAGCGCTAGTTCTAGACACAATTTCGCCACCTTGTCTCCAATCAAATAAGAAATTGGCATTCCAGTTTTTATATGCAAAACTATTGTTCCAACCCAAAGTAAAATCAGGATTGTAGTTTCCTAATTTTATCAACTCGTTATTGGCTATGTAACGCCCATTATCATCAATTAAAAACTCACCATTTTCATTTTTCTGATAACCCGTACCGTATAAATCTCCTACTTGTCCGCCTTCTTCTACTTGAAACCATACGGTTTGGTTGGCACTATTGTAAATTCTACTATACGCCAATGTTAGTCTACCTTCATCTTGTGGCAAATCTTTAATGGTAGATTTGTTTGTAGCAAAGTTGAAAGTGGTATTCCATTTAAAATTGGCTGTTTTAATTGGGGTTCCGCCTAAGATAATTTCGATTCCTTTGGTGTTTACTTTTCCGCCATTGATTACTTGTTGATTGTAACCTGAAGAAATTGCAATCGGTAAAGAAATAATTTGGTCTTTGGTAGTTGCGTTGTAATATGTAAAATCAAAATTTAAACGATCTCTAAAAAAACGGATGTCTGCACCAATTTCATAAGACGTAGTTAATTCTGGTTTTAAGTTTGCGTTTGGTATAAAATCTTGATTGCTAAAAGTAGGTTGCCCATTAAAAGTAGTCTGCGACACAAAAGCACCAGAAGTTTGGTATGGATTGGTATCATTACCAACCTGTGCAACACTAGCTCTTAGTTTTGCAAACGAAATACTTTCTGGTAATTCTGTATAATTCGAAAGTATAAAACTAGAGGATACAGAAGGATAAAAGAAAGAAGTACCATCTACAGAAAAAGGAGTTGCCAATGCGCTAGACCAATCATTTCTACCTGTAATATCTAAGTATAAAAAGTTCTTATAACCAAATTTTGCAATTCCGTATAACGAATTAATTCTCTTTTTAGAATCAAATTGAAACACTTCTATCGGAGAAGCGGCATTGTTTAAACTAAAAATACCAGGTTGTGCCAAATTGGTTGTTTGCGATTGTTTTGTTGATGCCGTTTGATCTAATCTGTTACCACCAAAAGAAGCATCAAAAGTAAAATTACCAAAGGTGTTTTTGTAGTTTATTAAAAAATCGGTATTAATTTCTCGATAAAAAACATCATGTTTTGCATACGCTCCGTTTTTAAAACGATTAGAACTAAAATTACGTTTAAATTGTCTTTTTTCTGATGAATAATCCATTCCAGAACGCAAAGAAACACTTAAGTTCTCTGTAAAATTATGGTTGATGGTGACATTACCAAAAACACGATCTCTGTTAAAAGAATTGGTATTTTCTTTTAAAATAAAATACGGATTATCGAAATAGGTATAGTTAAATGAATATTGTTGCACGCCTTCTAAACCTGGTTGCCAATAATTTTTTAAACTGTTGATGTCTAGAGAACGAGGTCCCCAAGCTACTAAAGAATAATTTACGTTTTCACTACCGTAACCATTAGCTGGTCTATTATCACTGCTAGAATTTACATAATTTACACTACTCGTAATTTTTGTATTTTCTGTTGGACGAAAGGTCATTTTTAACGCTGCCGTTTTTCGTTCTAAATTTACACCAGGTATAATAGATTCGCTATCTAAATCGGTTAGTGATAATCTATAAGAACCTGTATCAAAAGTATTGGTTATAGCAACATTATTTACGGTTGTAATCCCTGTTTGATAAAAGTCTTTTAAATTATCTGGGTTCGATTTAAATAACGTAGGCGTTATATTTTCGCTAGAATACAGCGATGTATCTCCACCTCGCACAACAGTTCCGTCTTGTAAAGTTACAGGCGAATCGAACTGAGCTATAAAATTACCAGCATCTAATCGAGGTCCCCAAGAGTAGGTGATTAAATCGTTAGTACCGCCACCTAAGCCATCTACATATTCGAAGTTGCCAGCATTTCCTTGACCATATTCATTTTGAAAATCTGGCAAACGAAAAGCATTATCAAAAGTAATAGAAGAGTTAATGCTTACGCCCAAACCTTTCTTTTTGCTACCATCTTTTGTCTTGATCACAATAACACCGTTAGAAGCTCTTGTACCATATAATGCTGCGGCACTTGGCCCTTTTAAAACGGTTACAGATGCAATGTCATCCGCATTTACTTCCATAGCACCATTTCCGAAATCTATTTCTTGGAATCCGGCAGCGGCTTCATTGGTAAAATTGAAAACAGTATTGTTGTTAATTGGCGTTCCGTCTACCACGAATAACGGATTGTTGTTAGAAAAAGAAGCCTCACCACGAATGGTAATTTTAGAAGAAGAACCAACGCCAGTTGCGCCTTGTGATACCGTAACACCTGCTAATTTACCAGATAAATTGTCTAAAAAGTTAGGTGTTTTTACTTCGTTAATATCCTTAGATTTGATTTCTTGAACCACATAACCTAATTCTTTGGTTTGCCTGTTTACACCTAAAGCAGTTACAACAACTTCATTTAAACTAGTTGCAAGTTCTTCTAAAGCGATATCTATTGCAGTGTTATTATTAATGGCTACTTTTTTAGGTTGGTAACCTAAGTAGCTAAATGTTAAAAATTGGGTGTTTTTAGAAATAGTTATGGTATAATTACCATTTAAATCTGAAGTTGTTCCGTTTGTATTTATAGCTTTAATGCTAACGTATGGTAACACTTCGCCAGAACTTTTATCAGTAATAGTTCCTGTAATTTTTTGTTGTGCAAAACTTATGCTTGTAACAAGCATAAGTATACACATAGTAATGTATTTCATCGAGTGAATTTTTGTGTAAAATAAGGTTGATTTGTATTGTTAAACAATACTAAAATTATAGATACGCAAAAAATAGGGGAGAACCCTTGTTGTAGTTTTTAGTAAATGAAGAGGTTTTATAAAACGAAACCTTGCTAATATTGTATATTTTAATAGCAAAAATTGTTTTCTTTAAAAGTAGTAAAACATCTAAAGAAAGTGTTTTAAAACTTTGTAAAATCGTTTTAATATCTTCTTGCGCATCAATGTCTATTAACAACTCTAAAAAAGAGATTTGTTCTTTTTTAATTGTCGAAATCGCACCAATAGACGCTTGTAGTTTATTAGTTTGCCATGGTAATTTTAAAAAGGTTTCTTTATTAAAATGTGCCTTTTTAAGTCCCATTAAATAAAATCCACCATCTTTAGAAGGCCCTATAACAAGTTGTTTTTTTGTTAAAGATGTATTCGCATCTAATAAATGCTTTGTTTTTAAATGAGGTGTATCATTACCAATGGTAATAACATTATCAAACCCTTTTTTAAAAATTAAATCGATAGCATTGGTAAAACGTTCACCAAAAGAAGCTCCTGTTTGTTCTTTTTCTGAAATAACAAAATAAGGGAGTTTCGATTTTTTAGCCGTTTTTAAAGTCTGCTTGTTTAAAGCACTAAAAATCTCTGCAGATAGAAATTCTTTTCTTTCTACTTCTTTAGCTGCTGAATTTGCAAAAATTAATAAGGCGGTTTTTTGATTCATAGATTACGCTACAACTCCTTGGCAACTACTTCCTGCACCGGCGGTACAACCATAACAATGCTGATTGATAATAATATTTCTATTTTGTAATAATTCTTCGTTATAATCAGAAACGTGCTTTACTTTACTAGCAACTTTTAAATTTAGCATTTGGTTAAAATCACAATCATACAACCAACCGTCCCAACTTATAGAAATTGTGTTTGTACACATTACATTTTCTACAGCCGCAGGATTGTAAGCATCTAATAAAGAATGCATATAATCTTCGTAATTATCTGAAGCAATTAAGTAATCTAAAAAACGACTAATTGGTAAATTTGTAATGGCAAACAAACTATGAAAATCAATGTCAAAATCGGCTTTTAAAGCTTTCTTAAAATCGTTTTCTAATGCCATTTGATCTCCTGGTAAAAAGGCTCCTGATGGATTGTAAACCAAATCTAACTTTAAATTAGAACCCGGCATACCATAACCTACAGCATTTAATTCTTGTAAAGCTTTAATTGATTTATCAAAAACACCATCACCACGTTGCTTATCTGTTTTTCCACGCGTCCAATGTGGCATCGAAGAAACAACAT from Polaribacter marinaquae encodes the following:
- a CDS encoding SusC/RagA family TonB-linked outer membrane protein, with amino-acid sequence MKYITMCILMLVTSISFAQQKITGTITDKSSGEVLPYVSIKAINTNGTTSDLNGNYTITISKNTQFLTFSYLGYQPKKVAINNNTAIDIALEELATSLNEVVVTALGVNRQTKELGYVVQEIKSKDINEVKTPNFLDNLSGKLAGVTVSQGATGVGSSSKITIRGEASFSNNNPLFVVDGTPINNNTVFNFTNEAAAGFQEIDFGNGAMEVNADDIASVTVLKGPSAAALYGTRASNGVIVIKTKDGSKKKGLGVSINSSITFDNAFRLPDFQNEYGQGNAGNFEYVDGLGGGTNDLITYSWGPRLDAGNFIAQFDSPVTLQDGTVVRGGDTSLYSSENITPTLFKSNPDNLKDFYQTGITTVNNVAITNTFDTGSYRLSLTDLDSESIIPGVNLERKTAALKMTFRPTENTKITSSVNYVNSSSDNRPANGYGSENVNYSLVAWGPRSLDINSLKNYWQPGLEGVQQYSFNYTYFDNPYFILKENTNSFNRDRVFGNVTINHNFTENLSVSLRSGMDYSSEKRQFKRNFSSNRFKNGAYAKHDVFYREINTDFLINYKNTFGNFTFDASFGGNRLDQTASTKQSQTTNLAQPGIFSLNNAASPIEVFQFDSKKRINSLYGIAKFGYKNFLYLDITGRNDWSSALATPFSVDGTSFFYPSVSSSFILSNYTELPESISFAKLRASVAQVGNDTNPYQTSGAFVSQTTFNGQPTFSNQDFIPNANLKPELTTSYEIGADIRFFRDRLNFDFTYYNATTKDQIISLPIAISSGYNQQVINGGKVNTKGIEIILGGTPIKTANFKWNTTFNFATNKSTIKDLPQDEGRLTLAYSRIYNSANQTVWFQVEEGGQVGDLYGTGYQKNENGEFLIDDNGRYIANNELIKLGNYNPDFTLGWNNSFAYKNWNANFLFDWRQGGEIVSRTSALGNVGGQLAETSFRPDAGIVAQGVNVNTGQPNTVAVSAESYYRQYYDRNHEENNVYDASYLKLRQFSIGYTLNLAEGFLGLKDTSTMNFSFIGNNIFVITENPHFDPEQLAVQGNGFVSGVEDMSYATSRSFGFKVGFNF
- a CDS encoding TIGR04282 family arsenosugar biosynthesis glycosyltransferase — its product is MNQKTALLIFANSAAKEVERKEFLSAEIFSALNKQTLKTAKKSKLPYFVISEKEQTGASFGERFTNAIDLIFKKGFDNVITIGNDTPHLKTKHLLDANTSLTKKQLVIGPSKDGGFYLMGLKKAHFNKETFLKLPWQTNKLQASIGAISTIKKEQISFLELLIDIDAQEDIKTILQSFKTLSLDVLLLLKKTIFAIKIYNISKVSFYKTSSFTKNYNKGSPLFFAYL
- the arsS gene encoding arsenosugar biosynthesis radical SAM (seleno)protein ArsS (Some members of this family are selenoproteins.), with translation MATKSLKARNNDIANTSRQMEILSSGIFANGELPTFAAKIKETNQFPLRPKKLEILQINLGYMCNQVCEHCHVDAGPDRKEIMTVETMQQCLDVIKKTEAHTLDLTGGAPEMNPNFRWFVEEASKAGIKDFIVRSNLTIIRANKKYYDLPEFFKKHNVHVVSSMPHWTRGKTDKQRGDGVFDKSIKALQELNAVGYGMPGSNLKLDLVYNPSGAFLPGDQMALENDFKKALKADFDIDFHSLFAITNLPISRFLDYLIASDNYEDYMHSLLDAYNPAAVENVMCTNTISISWDGWLYDCDFNQMLNLKVASKVKHVSDYNEELLQNRNIIINQHCYGCTAGAGSSCQGVVA